A single Triticum dicoccoides isolate Atlit2015 ecotype Zavitan chromosome 2A, WEW_v2.0, whole genome shotgun sequence DNA region contains:
- the LOC119353646 gene encoding glycine-rich cell wall structural protein 2-like: MATSTKLVALGFVVLVSIGFTNASRMLASSSSSGGGSGGGGGGSSNGTGSGWGHGAGGGGGLGYGESGEDANNKYNFAKGAGGGGGNGAGGGSQGGSGSGSGSGGGNGVGSSGSASAPSGSGYANADGQGGGGGAGGGANGSSGSGAGSGAGKGEAESGIAIAPSVAPSAGGVSYSDAGGAGTGGGGGDGGSGGGNGAGGGQAASDDTTGGNASGSGSGNGGGQGGGVAQGPSMGVGSGSGIGGGQTGSTGSYGQGYATGTGAGMGGGGGGSNNGGFGNGGGSGSGSGSAGYP; this comes from the coding sequence ATGGCTACTAGCACTAAGCTTGTAGCTCTTGGCTTTGTTGTTCTCGTGAGCATTGGGTTCACCAATGCTTCGAGGATGCTCGCTAGCTCTTCCAGTTCTGGAGGTGGAAGCGGGGGAGGCGGAGGTGGCTCGTCGAATGGGACTGGGAGTGGATGGGGCCATGGGGCCGGAGGAGGTGGTGGCTTGGGATATGGCGAGAGTGGTGAAGATGCCAATAACAAGTATAACTTTGCCAAGGGAGCTGGTGGAGGAGGGGGGAATGGTGCTGGCGGTGGTTCTCAAGGCGGATCCGGATCCGGTTCCGGCTCTGGCGGTGGCAACGGTGTTGGTTCGAGTGGCTCGGCGTCAGCCCCTAGCGGCAGTGGGTACGCCAACGCTGATGgtcagggtgggggtgggggtgcaggtggcggtgcaaatgggtcaagcgGATCTGGAGCTGGAAGTGGTGCTGGCAAAGGAGAAGCTGAGAGTGGCATAGCAATTGCCCCGTCTGTAGCTCCTTCCGCTGGTGGTGTCAGCTACTCTGATGCTGGAGGTGCTGGCactggcggtggtggtggcgacggTGGAAGTGGAGGTGGTAATGGTGCTGGAGGTGGACAGGCCGCCAGCGATGACACTACTGGAGGCAATGCCAGTGGAAGTGGCAGCGGCAACGGTGGTGGCCAAGGTGGAGGTGTAGCTCAAGGTCCAAGCATGGGAGTTGGTTCTGGCTCTGGCATTGGGGGCGGACAGACTGGTAGCACTGGTTCCTATGGTCAAGGCTATGCCACCGGAACCGGTGCTGGAatgggtggcggcggtggtggcagcAACAATGGTGGGTTCGGCAACGGTGGAGGTAGCGGATCTGGATCCGGCAGTGCCGGATACCCCTAA